A section of the Saccopteryx leptura isolate mSacLep1 chromosome 6, mSacLep1_pri_phased_curated, whole genome shotgun sequence genome encodes:
- the TMX1 gene encoding thioredoxin-related transmembrane protein 1, whose amino-acid sequence MAIPGSLVVPVTVLMLLLCGAPWTHGRRSDVRVITDENWKELLEGEWMIEFYAPWCPACQNLQPEWESFAEWGEDLEVNVAKVDVTEQPGLSGRFIITALPTIYHCKGGEFRRYQGPRTKKDFINFISEKEWKSIEPVSSWFGPGSILMSSMSALFQLSMWIRTCHNYFIEDLGLPVWGSYAVFALATLLSGLLLGLCMIFVADSLCPSKRRRAQPYPSKKLLPESCQPLKKMEEEQEADDEDASEEEAESKGRNKVFPQNALRQRPVGPSLATDKS is encoded by the exons ATGGCGATCCCTGGGAGTCTCGTAGTTCCGGTGACAGTCCTGATGCTGTTGCTTTGCGGGGCTCCCTGGACCCACGGGCGGCGGAGCGACGTGCGCGTCATCACGGACGAGAACTGGAAAGAATTGCTGGAAGGAGAGTGGATGATAGAATT TTATGCTCCGTGGTGTCCTGCTTGTCAGAATCTTCAACCCGAATGGGAAAGTTTTGCTGAATGGGGAGAAGATCTTGAGGTTAATGTTGCAAAAGTAGATGTTACAGAGCAGCCAG GACTGAGTGGGCGATTTATCATAACCGCTCTTCCTACTATTTATCA TTGTAAAGGTGGTGAATTTAGGCGCTATCAGGGCCCAAGGACTAAGAAggattttataaactttataagtGAAAAAGAGTGGAAAAGCATTGAACCTGTTTCCTCATGGTTTGGTCCAGGTTCCATTCT GATGAGTAGTATGTCAGCACTCTTTCAGCTCTCTATGTGGATCAGG acTTGCCATAACTATTTTATTGAGGACCTTGGATTGCCAGTCTGGGGATCATACGCAGTTTTTGCTTTAGCAACTCTGCTTTCAGGACTATTATTAGGACTT TGTATGATATTTGTGGCAGATAGCCTTTGTCCTTCAAAAAGGCGCAGAGCACAGCCATACCCTTCca aaaaattattaccAGAATCTTGTCAACCTTTGAAAAAAATGGAGGAGGAACAAGAGGCTGATGACGAAGATGCTTCAGAAGAGGAAGCTGAAAgtaaaggaagaaacaaagtcTTTCCACAGAATGCCCTCAGACAGCGTCCTGTGGGTCCTTCATTGGCCACAGATAAATCCTAG